The Terriglobales bacterium genome includes the window GGATCTGTCCTTCGTAGCTCTTGCCGGCGTCGTTATAGAACTGCGCCAGCCGTGTCAGCTTGCCCAGCACCAGCGGCAACACTCCCGTGGCCATCGGGTCCAGCGTGCCCAGGTGACCAACCGAGCGCTCCTGCAGCGCATACCGCACACACTTCACCACGTCGTGTGAGGTCATGCCGGACGGCTTGTCGATAACCAGTACCCCGTTCATGGTGTCTCTGCTATCGTGAAGGGCGACGGTGATCCGGTCAACCGCGCAGCTCGATGATCCCCCTGAAAGACGACACACCGCGCTACAGCACGCCGTACGTCAATTACTTCCTGATGGCGCTCAATACCCTGATCTTCCTCTGCATGTGGCTGGGCGTGCCGGCGCCGGCACAGCAGGTGGTCAACGTCTTCGGCTTCCAGCCTTATCGCGTGACCGCGCTGATCCGAGGCTCGCACGCGGTGAGCGCCGAGCTGGCCTTCATCCCGATCCTGACCGCCATGTTCATGCACGCCTCCTGGCTGCACCTGATCTCGAACATGTGGGTGCTCTACATCTTCGGCGACAACATCGAAGACCATCTCGGCCACTTCGGCTACCTGGTCTTCTACCTGCTCTCCGGCCTGGCCGCGTCGCTGGTGCACACCTTCTTCAATCCCCTCTCGCGCATCCCGAGCGTCGGCGCCAGCGGCGCCATTGCCGGAGTGATGGGCGCATACTTCGTGCTGTTCCCGTCGGCGCGCGTGCTCACGCTGGTTCCCTTCCTGTTCGTGTTCTTCCTCTGGCTGCCGGCCTGGATCGTGCTCGGCTATTGGTTCCTGGTGCAGTTCCTGAGCGGCGCCGCCACCTCGATCGCCTACTCCAGCCAGACCGGCGGCGGCATCGCATTCTGGGCGCACGTCGGAGGCTTTGCCGCCGGCCTGATTTTGATCAAGCTCTTCCCTTCTCAACGGCGGCGGCGTTTCCGCTACGATTCGTGAAAGTCACACTTTTCCCGCAACCGACGCTAACCTCAACTCCTCTACTGCCGCGTTTTCCGGCAGCGTGATCGCGTTTACCAGCGCGCGGGCCACGGTTTCCGCCGACATCATCTTTTCACGCGGCGCTTCCGGCATGAACTTGTTCCAGATGTCGGTGGCGGTCGCGCCGGGCAGAAGCGCGATGACGCGGATGCCGCGTTCGCGTACTTCTTCGCGCAGCGTCTCCGTAAATCCCAGCGCGCCGAACTTGGAAGCGCAGTAGGCCGACTCTCCCGGAAAGACGCCGCGCGCGGCAACCGACAGGTTGTTCACGATGACGGCGCCTTTGCTCATCAAGGGCAGCGCCGCCTGCGTGCACAGAAACATTCCGGTCAGGTTGGTGTCGATGACTTCCCGCCAGACCTCCGGCGGCAGCTCTTCGATGTTGCGCAGCGCGTGCGCCGTGCCGGCGTTGTTGACCAGGATATCGACGCACCCGAATTGCTCCCGGATCTTGGCGAACAGCAGCGCGACCGAAGCTTCA containing:
- a CDS encoding rhomboid family intramembrane serine protease, encoding MIPLKDDTPRYSTPYVNYFLMALNTLIFLCMWLGVPAPAQQVVNVFGFQPYRVTALIRGSHAVSAELAFIPILTAMFMHASWLHLISNMWVLYIFGDNIEDHLGHFGYLVFYLLSGLAASLVHTFFNPLSRIPSVGASGAIAGVMGAYFVLFPSARVLTLVPFLFVFFLWLPAWIVLGYWFLVQFLSGAATSIAYSSQTGGGIAFWAHVGGFAAGLILIKLFPSQRRRRFRYDS
- a CDS encoding SDR family oxidoreductase, with amino-acid sequence MKKTEARPESLAGKVAVVTGASRGIGCAVAAALVAAECTVIAASRTLSATRNKSASRPAGTGLTPVTEIRCDVRDEASVALLFAKIREQFGCVDILVNNAGTAHALRNIEELPPEVWREVIDTNLTGMFLCTQAALPLMSKGAVIVNNLSVAARGVFPGESAYCASKFGALGFTETLREEVRERGIRVIALLPGATATDIWNKFMPEAPREKMMSAETVARALVNAITLPENAAVEELRLASVAGKV